In Panthera leo isolate Ple1 chromosome F3, P.leo_Ple1_pat1.1, whole genome shotgun sequence, one genomic interval encodes:
- the CFHR5 gene encoding complement factor H-related protein 5 isoform X1: MLLLINAILILWISTVEGQVGHCDFPRINHGILYDDKKDAPFSSVPVGKTFYYSCEYSFASPSKSFWNRITCREEGWSPTPRCLRLCFFPFVENGHSASSGQTHLEGDTVQIVCDIGYSLPGNTDIITCLEDGWSSPPKCSSTNTECLVPFLEANIHVYPKQEKYTPGDVLQFSCRQGLVRVGPDSVQCYHFGWSPNFPTCKEQVQSCGQPPQLPNGKTKQIRKEEYGHSEMVEYDCNPAFLMMGPKNIQCIDGEWTNLPTCFEHVKTCGYVPHLKNGYAQPSVPPYRPGVSVELHCRNAYTMVGNNVITCMDGMWTELPECVATDQLKSCKIPNFYRRKLLSPRMPEYNHNARINYRCLGNSAQMQISCINGNWYPEPNCRGKETQLCPPPPQIPNAQNMLTTVNYQDGEKVAVLCKENYLLHGAREIVCKSGKWQSLPQCIESTQYCGSPPPISNGDITSFPLTVYPPGSKVQYHCQSFYELRGSIDVTCRNGQWSEPPKCIDACIISEDNMNKYNVQLRGKDTKKLYVKTGDFVEFECKWPHKANTSIQSFRAICQEGEVEYPRCE; this comes from the exons ATGCTGCTTTTAATTAATGCCATTCTAATCTTATGGATTTCTACTGTTGAGGGGCAAG tggGACATTGTGATTTTCCAAGAATCAACCATGGAATTCTTTATGATGACAAGAAAGATGCGCCCTTTTCCTCAGTTCCTGTTgggaaaactttttattattcttgtgAATATAGCTTTGCGTCTCCTTCAAAATCCTTTTGGAATCGCATAACATGCAGGGAGGAAGGATGGTCGCcaacacccaggtgcctca GactgtgtttctttccttttgtggaaAATGGTCATTCTGCATCTTCAGGACAAACACATTTGGAAGGGGACACTGTACAAATTGTCTGTGACATCGGCTACAGCCTTCCCGGTAATACTGACATCATTACATGTTTGGAAGATGGATGGTCTTCTCCCCCCAAATGCAGTTCCACCA atacagAATGTCTTGTTCCATTTTTAGAAGCTAACATACATGTTTatccaaaacaagaaaaatacacacCTGGAGATGTGTTGCAATTTTCCTGCAGACAAGGACTTGTAAGAGTTGGACCAGATTCAGTTCAATGCTATCATTTTGGATGGTCACCTAATTTTCCAACATGTAAAg AGCAAGTACAGTCATGTGGTCAACCCCCTCAACTCCCCaatggtaaaacaaaacagataaggaaagaagaaTATGGACACAGTGAAATGGTGGAGTATGATTGCAATCCCGCTTTTCTAATGATGGGACCTAAGAACATACAGTGCATCGATGGAGAATGGACAAATCTGCCTACTTGTTTTG aACACGTGAAAACATGTGGATATGTACCTCACCTCAAGAATGGCTATGCCCAGCCCTCAGTCCCTCCCTATCGACCTGGTGTTTCTGTGGAACTGCACTGCAGAAATGCATATACAATGGTTGGAAATAATGTAATTACTTGTATGGATGGAATGTGGACTGAACTTCCCGAGTGTGTTG CAACAGACCAACTTAAGAGTTGCAAAATACCAAATTTTTATCGAAGAAAACTGCTAAGTCCGCGTATGCCTGAATATAATCATAATGCCAGAATAAATTACAGATGTTTGGGGAACAGTGCACAGATGCAAATATCCTGCATAAATGGAAACTGGTATCCTGAACCAAACTGCAGAG gaaaagaGACACAACTCTGCCCACCTCCACCTCAGATACCTAATGCTCAGAATATGCTAACCACAGTGAATTATCAGGATGGAGAAAAAGTAGCTGTTCTTTGCAAAGAAAATTATCTACTTCACGGAGCAAGAGAAATTGTGTGTAAAAGTGGAAAATGGCAGTCATTACCCCAGTGTATTG AGTCAACACAATATTGTGGTTCCCCTCCACCTATTAGCAATggagatatcacctcattccCATTAACAGTATATCCTCCAGGATCAAAAGTCCAGTACCATTGCCAGTCTTTCTATGAACTTCGGGGCTCCATAGATGTAACGTGCAGAAATGGACAGTGGTCAGAACCACCAAAATGCATAG atgCATGTATAATATCTGAAGATAACATGAACAAATATAACGTGCAGTTAAGAGGAAAAGACACCAAAAAACTTTATGTAAAAACAGGGGATTTTGTtgaatttgaatgtaaatggccACATAAAGCAAACACGTCAATACAGTCATTTCGGGCAATCTGTCAGGAAGGGGAAGTTGAATATCCCAGATGTGAATGA
- the CFHR5 gene encoding complement factor H-related protein 5 isoform X2, whose product MLLLINAILILWISTVEGQVGHCDFPRINHGILYDDKKDAPFSSVPVGKTFYYSCEYSFASPSKSFWNRITCREEGWSPTPRCLRLCFFPFVENGHSASSGQTHLEGDTVQIVCDIGYSLPGNTDIITCLEDGWSSPPKCSSTKSTQYCGSPPPISNGDITSFPLTVYPPGSKVQYHCQSFYELRGSIDVTCRNGQWSEPPKCIDACIISEDNMNKYNVQLRGKDTKKLYVKTGDFVEFECKWPHKANTSIQSFRAICQEGEVEYPRCE is encoded by the exons ATGCTGCTTTTAATTAATGCCATTCTAATCTTATGGATTTCTACTGTTGAGGGGCAAG tggGACATTGTGATTTTCCAAGAATCAACCATGGAATTCTTTATGATGACAAGAAAGATGCGCCCTTTTCCTCAGTTCCTGTTgggaaaactttttattattcttgtgAATATAGCTTTGCGTCTCCTTCAAAATCCTTTTGGAATCGCATAACATGCAGGGAGGAAGGATGGTCGCcaacacccaggtgcctca GactgtgtttctttccttttgtggaaAATGGTCATTCTGCATCTTCAGGACAAACACATTTGGAAGGGGACACTGTACAAATTGTCTGTGACATCGGCTACAGCCTTCCCGGTAATACTGACATCATTACATGTTTGGAAGATGGATGGTCTTCTCCCCCCAAATGCAGTTCCACCA AGTCAACACAATATTGTGGTTCCCCTCCACCTATTAGCAATggagatatcacctcattccCATTAACAGTATATCCTCCAGGATCAAAAGTCCAGTACCATTGCCAGTCTTTCTATGAACTTCGGGGCTCCATAGATGTAACGTGCAGAAATGGACAGTGGTCAGAACCACCAAAATGCATAG atgCATGTATAATATCTGAAGATAACATGAACAAATATAACGTGCAGTTAAGAGGAAAAGACACCAAAAAACTTTATGTAAAAACAGGGGATTTTGTtgaatttgaatgtaaatggccACATAAAGCAAACACGTCAATACAGTCATTTCGGGCAATCTGTCAGGAAGGGGAAGTTGAATATCCCAGATGTGAATGA